A genome region from Populus alba chromosome 5, ASM523922v2, whole genome shotgun sequence includes the following:
- the LOC118045755 gene encoding phototropic-responsive NPH3 family protein NPY4, with protein sequence MKFMKLGSKPDSFQADGDNIRYVATELATDIVINIGDVKFNLHKFPLLSKSEHLQKLVASTSDDGDEILIQEIPGGPAAFEICAKFCYGMTVTLNAYNVVAARCAAEYLEMYESVEKGNLVCKIDIFLNSSIFRSWKDSIIVLQTTKSLLPWAEELKLVSHCLDSIASKACMDTTKVEWSYTYNRKKLPSENGKDPLWNGVRRPQVVPKDWWVEDLCELQIDLYKRVITTIKTKGRVSSDLIGEALIAYALRRLPGFSKGIAQSGDITRYRSLAETIVGLLPTEKGSVPCGFMLRLLRAAILLECEETERNELMRRISQQLDEVTVADLLIQSSTRETTMYSVDIVQGLVEKFVAYEQNAKNALLVDSDFQDNRSPKFASDASKVLVAKLVEGYLAEIARDPNLPLSKFVDLANTVSSFGRASHDGLYRAIDMYLKEHPGISKSERKRICRLMDCRKLSADACMHAVQNERLPLRVVVQVLFFEQIRQATLGVHNSTEEQPGSIRALLPGGSHGSSRSTTNTEEDWDAVPTAEDVKALKGELAALRLGSSGSDGNLNDGAKNDAEKVAAGKLKGLVMSKIFSKLWSNKERNGEISSSDTSGSATAEETKSTPSRSRRHSVSLSEHP encoded by the exons ATGAAATTTATGAAACTTGGATCCAAGCCTGATTCGTTTCAGGCCGATGGGGACAACATCAG GTACGTTGCAACTGAGTTGGCAACGGACATAGTGATTAATATTGGGGATGTGAAATTCAATCTGCACAAG TTTCCACTGCTATCCAAGAGTGAACATCTGCAGAAGTTGGTTGCGAGCACAAGTGATGATGGTGACGAAATTCTCATCCAGGAGATTCCTGGTGGACCTGCTGCTTTTGAGATATGTGCAAAGTTCTGTTATGGTATGACTGTCACTCTCAATGCATACAATGTGGTTGCAGCTCGGTGTGCAGCAGAGTACCTTGAGATGTATGAAAGTGTTGAGAAAGGAAACCTTGTCTGCAAGATTGATATCTTCCTAAATTCCAGCATCTTTCGCAGCTGGAAAGATTCTATTATCGTCCTTCAAACCACAAAATCTCTTCTTCCATGGGCCGAAGAATTAAAGTTGGTTAGCCATTGTCTTGATTCCATAGCTTCAAAGGCTTGCATGGATACTACCAAGGTGGAGTGGTCATACACCTATAACAGGAAAAAGCTCCCATCTGAGAACGGGAAAGATCCTCTGTGGAATGGTGTAAGAAGACCCCAAGTAGTTCCTAAAGATTGGTGGGTAGAAGATCTTTGTGAACTTCAGATAGATTTATACAAAAGGGTaattacaacaataaaaacaaaaggaagagtCTCCAGTGATTTAATTGGAGAAGCCTTGATTGCATATGCCTTGAGAAGACTGCCAGGTTTTAGCAAGGGAATTGCGCAGAGTGGCGATATTACAAGATACAGGTCATTAGCTGAGACCATTGTCGGGCTGCTGCCCACAGAGAAAGGCAGTGTTCCCTGTGGTTTCATGCTTAGGTTGTTAAGAGCAGCAATATTGTTAGAATGTGAAGAAACGGAAAGGAATGAATTGATGAGAAGAATAAGTCAACAGCTCGATGAGGTTACAGTGGCTGATCTTTTGATTCAATCTTCAACAAGGGAAACAACAATGTATAGTGTTGATATTGTGCAAGGCCTGGTAGAGAAGTTTGTGGCTTATGAACAGAATGCTAAGAATGCTCTTCTTGTAGACAGTGACTTCCAGGACAATAGAAGCCCAAAGTTTGCATCAGATGCTTCCAAAGTGCTCGTGGCAAAGCTGGTCGAGGGTTATCTTGCTGAAATTGCCCGAGATCCCAATTTACCTCTCTCAAAGTTTGTCGATCTTGCTAACACGGTATCAAGCTTTGGGAGAGCATCACACGATGGACTGTACCGCGCCATCGATATGTATCTTAAG GAACACCCTGGGATCAGCAAGAGTGAGAGAAAGAGAATTTGTAGGTTGATGGATTGCAGGAAGTTGTCAGCAGACGCGTGCATGCATGCTGTGCAAAACGAGCGGTTACCCTTGCGAGTTGTTGTACAGGTTCTCTTCTTTGAGCAGATTAGGCAAGCAACATTAGGTGTACACAACAGCACTGAAGAACAACCTGGGTCTATTAGGGCCTTGCTCCCGGGTGGGTCTCATGGGAGCTCAAGATCGACAACCAATACAGAGGAGGACTGGGATGCTGTGCCAACAGCTGAAGATGTCAAGGCTTTGAAAGGAGAACTTGCTGCTCTAAGGCTAGGGAGCAGTGGCAGCGATGGAAATTTGAATGATGGTGCCAAAAATGATGCTGAAAAGGTTGCAGCTGGTAAACTGAAAGGTTTAGTCATGTCAAAGATCTTTTCGAAGCTGTGGTCAAACAAAGAGCGAAATGGTGAGATTAGCAGTTCCGATACATCGGGTTCTGCCACTGCAGAGGAGACAAAATCTACTCCTTCAAGAAGCAGAAGGCATTCAGTATCATTGTCAGAACACCCTTGA
- the LOC118045756 gene encoding transcription factor bHLH74 isoform X3, which translates to MCGEVVSLCQIGNFGGSSTGPQSEFSNSPFPVVMENPGISNTSHLVHYPSDSGFVELVPKFPGFGSGNFSEMVGSVGLTECGQIVNAGCPPNYKEANNESTAHGAQRQEDQQLSEETTIGALPNGKRRRPVAESNSPFDPNKNAEGEFQKDPSGESSDIAKELDEKKQKIEQNCGANLRGKQVAKQAKHNLQSGEDPKDDYIHVRARRGQATNSHSLAERVRREKISERMRMLQELVPGCNKITGKAVMLDEIINYVQSLQQQVEFLSMKLATVNPELYNDVEKIQSKDILPPRGGNAAILGFSPGINSHQYSHGIFQPGTPGILNSNPQFSPAHHAALDNELQSFFQMGFDSSSAVDSLGPNAGHLKPEL; encoded by the exons ATGTGTGGAGaag TTGTTTCGCTTTGCCAGATTGGGAATTTTGGTGGTTCATCAACAGGGCCTCAAAGTGAATTTTCCAATTCTCCTTTCCCAGTTGTAATGGAAAACCCAGGAATTAGTAACACCAGCCACCTTGTTCATTACCCATCTGATTCAGGCTTTGTTGAGCTGGTGCCGAAGTTTCCTGGCTTTGGAAGTGGGAATTTCTCAGAAATGGTTGGCTCTGTTGGCCTAACTGAGTGTGGCCAGATTGTTAATGCTGGGTGCCCTCCAAATTACAAGGAGGCAAACAATGAGAGCACTGCACATGGTGCACAACGTCAGGAAGATCAGCAATTATCCGAAGAGACAACTATAGGAGCCTTACcaaatggaaagagaagaaGACCAGTGGCCGAGTCCAATTCTCCTTTTGATCCAAACAAG AATGCTGAAGGAGAGTTTCAAAAGGATCCTTCTGGAGAGAGTTCTGATATTGCAAAAGAACTGGatgagaagaaacaaaaaattgaacaaaactgTGGTGCTAATTTGCGTGGCAAACAGGTAGCTAAACAAGCTAAACACAATCTTCAAAGTGGGGAAGATCCTAAAGATGATTACATTCATGTAAGAGCCAGAAGAGGTCAAGCTACCAATAGCCACAGCCTTGCAGAGAGG GTGAGGAGAGAAAAGATTAGTGAGCGGATGAGAATGCTACAAGAACTTGTTCCAGGATGCAATAAG ATTACTGGCAAGGCGGTGATGCTTGATGAGATCATCAACTATGTGCAATCACTGCAACAGCAGGTTGAG TTTTTGTCAATGAAACTAGCCACTGTAAATCCAGAACTGTACAATGATGTTGAGAAGATTCAATCTAAAGAT ATCCTTCCTCCACGTGGTGGCAATGCAGCTATTCTAGGATTCAGTCCTGGGATAAACTCGCACCAGTATTCACATGGGATTTTTCAACCTGGTACACCGGGCATTCTAAACTCCAATCCACAATTTTCTCCAGCACATCAT GCTGCATTAGATAACGAGCTCCAGAGCTTTTTCCAAATGGGATTTGATTCCAGTTCAGCTGTTGACAGTTTAGGACCAAATG CAGGGCATTTGAAACCAGAGCTCTGA
- the LOC118045756 gene encoding transcription factor bHLH74 isoform X1 translates to MDGSGDNNGDLGYQNRVESVMKCPSSGMNTNPFYVSAWDPVVSLCQIGNFGGSSTGPQSEFSNSPFPVVMENPGISNTSHLVHYPSDSGFVELVPKFPGFGSGNFSEMVGSVGLTECGQIVNAGCPPNYKEANNESTAHGAQRQEDQQLSEETTIGALPNGKRRRPVAESNSPFDPNKNAEGEFQKDPSGESSDIAKELDEKKQKIEQNCGANLRGKQVAKQAKHNLQSGEDPKDDYIHVRARRGQATNSHSLAERVRREKISERMRMLQELVPGCNKITGKAVMLDEIINYVQSLQQQVEFLSMKLATVNPELYNDVEKIQSKDILPPRGGNAAILGFSPGINSHQYSHGIFQPGTPGILNSNPQFSPAHHAALDNELQSFFQMGFDSSSAVDSLGPNAGHLKPEL, encoded by the exons ATGGATGGTAGCGGTGATAACAATGGTGATTTGGGATATCAAAATAGAGTTGAGAGTGTTATGAAATGTCCATCTTCAGGAATGAACACTAACCCCTTCTATGTTTCTGCTTGGGATCCAGTTGTTTCGCTTTGCCAGATTGGGAATTTTGGTGGTTCATCAACAGGGCCTCAAAGTGAATTTTCCAATTCTCCTTTCCCAGTTGTAATGGAAAACCCAGGAATTAGTAACACCAGCCACCTTGTTCATTACCCATCTGATTCAGGCTTTGTTGAGCTGGTGCCGAAGTTTCCTGGCTTTGGAAGTGGGAATTTCTCAGAAATGGTTGGCTCTGTTGGCCTAACTGAGTGTGGCCAGATTGTTAATGCTGGGTGCCCTCCAAATTACAAGGAGGCAAACAATGAGAGCACTGCACATGGTGCACAACGTCAGGAAGATCAGCAATTATCCGAAGAGACAACTATAGGAGCCTTACcaaatggaaagagaagaaGACCAGTGGCCGAGTCCAATTCTCCTTTTGATCCAAACAAG AATGCTGAAGGAGAGTTTCAAAAGGATCCTTCTGGAGAGAGTTCTGATATTGCAAAAGAACTGGatgagaagaaacaaaaaattgaacaaaactgTGGTGCTAATTTGCGTGGCAAACAGGTAGCTAAACAAGCTAAACACAATCTTCAAAGTGGGGAAGATCCTAAAGATGATTACATTCATGTAAGAGCCAGAAGAGGTCAAGCTACCAATAGCCACAGCCTTGCAGAGAGG GTGAGGAGAGAAAAGATTAGTGAGCGGATGAGAATGCTACAAGAACTTGTTCCAGGATGCAATAAG ATTACTGGCAAGGCGGTGATGCTTGATGAGATCATCAACTATGTGCAATCACTGCAACAGCAGGTTGAG TTTTTGTCAATGAAACTAGCCACTGTAAATCCAGAACTGTACAATGATGTTGAGAAGATTCAATCTAAAGAT ATCCTTCCTCCACGTGGTGGCAATGCAGCTATTCTAGGATTCAGTCCTGGGATAAACTCGCACCAGTATTCACATGGGATTTTTCAACCTGGTACACCGGGCATTCTAAACTCCAATCCACAATTTTCTCCAGCACATCAT GCTGCATTAGATAACGAGCTCCAGAGCTTTTTCCAAATGGGATTTGATTCCAGTTCAGCTGTTGACAGTTTAGGACCAAATG CAGGGCATTTGAAACCAGAGCTCTGA
- the LOC118045756 gene encoding transcription factor bHLH74 isoform X2, giving the protein MDGSGDNNGDLGYQNRVESVMKCPSSGMNTNPFYVSAWDPVVSLCQIGNFGGSSTGPQSEFSNSPFPVVMENPGISNTSHLVHYPSDSGFVELVPKFPGFGSGNFSEMVGSVGLTECGQIVNAGCPPNYKEANNESTAHGAQRQEDQQLSEETTIGALPNGKRRRPVAESNSPFDPNKNAEGEFQKDPSGESSDIAKELDEKKQKIEQNCGANLRGKQVAKQAKHNLQSGEDPKDDYIHVRARRGQATNSHSLAERVRREKISERMRMLQELVPGCNKITGKAVMLDEIINYVQSLQQQVEFLSMKLATVNPELYNDVEKIQSKDILPPRGGNAAILGFSPGINSHQYSHGIFQPGTPGILNSNPQFSPAHHAALDNELQSFFQMGFDSSSAVDSLGPNGHLKPEL; this is encoded by the exons ATGGATGGTAGCGGTGATAACAATGGTGATTTGGGATATCAAAATAGAGTTGAGAGTGTTATGAAATGTCCATCTTCAGGAATGAACACTAACCCCTTCTATGTTTCTGCTTGGGATCCAGTTGTTTCGCTTTGCCAGATTGGGAATTTTGGTGGTTCATCAACAGGGCCTCAAAGTGAATTTTCCAATTCTCCTTTCCCAGTTGTAATGGAAAACCCAGGAATTAGTAACACCAGCCACCTTGTTCATTACCCATCTGATTCAGGCTTTGTTGAGCTGGTGCCGAAGTTTCCTGGCTTTGGAAGTGGGAATTTCTCAGAAATGGTTGGCTCTGTTGGCCTAACTGAGTGTGGCCAGATTGTTAATGCTGGGTGCCCTCCAAATTACAAGGAGGCAAACAATGAGAGCACTGCACATGGTGCACAACGTCAGGAAGATCAGCAATTATCCGAAGAGACAACTATAGGAGCCTTACcaaatggaaagagaagaaGACCAGTGGCCGAGTCCAATTCTCCTTTTGATCCAAACAAG AATGCTGAAGGAGAGTTTCAAAAGGATCCTTCTGGAGAGAGTTCTGATATTGCAAAAGAACTGGatgagaagaaacaaaaaattgaacaaaactgTGGTGCTAATTTGCGTGGCAAACAGGTAGCTAAACAAGCTAAACACAATCTTCAAAGTGGGGAAGATCCTAAAGATGATTACATTCATGTAAGAGCCAGAAGAGGTCAAGCTACCAATAGCCACAGCCTTGCAGAGAGG GTGAGGAGAGAAAAGATTAGTGAGCGGATGAGAATGCTACAAGAACTTGTTCCAGGATGCAATAAG ATTACTGGCAAGGCGGTGATGCTTGATGAGATCATCAACTATGTGCAATCACTGCAACAGCAGGTTGAG TTTTTGTCAATGAAACTAGCCACTGTAAATCCAGAACTGTACAATGATGTTGAGAAGATTCAATCTAAAGAT ATCCTTCCTCCACGTGGTGGCAATGCAGCTATTCTAGGATTCAGTCCTGGGATAAACTCGCACCAGTATTCACATGGGATTTTTCAACCTGGTACACCGGGCATTCTAAACTCCAATCCACAATTTTCTCCAGCACATCAT GCTGCATTAGATAACGAGCTCCAGAGCTTTTTCCAAATGGGATTTGATTCCAGTTCAGCTGTTGACAGTTTAGGACCAAATG GGCATTTGAAACCAGAGCTCTGA